The genomic stretch aaaccatGTGAAATACAAGTATGTGtatgaattaaagggttagtccacccaaaaatgaaaattctgtcattatttactcaccttcatgtcattccaagaccgaaaccaacaaaatatcttctttttctttccacaaaaaaagtttggaatgacatgagggtgagtaaatgatgataagaTTCGGTGGCAGTTTTACCTGTGTTGTTTCCTCAGCTGCAACAGATGACTAGTCTTATTTTGTGCAAACTCCTGCCACTCGCTGCTCTGGGCTTCCCGATCCTCTGTATGAGATTTCTTTAGACAGGTTTGCACATTCAACACCTTGACTGGTTGTGTGTTTCTAAATGCATCGCATGTCTTGGTTTGATCACTAGGAGTGATGAAAGATGCTTTGGTGTTCACTGAAGGAGCCTGTACTGAAATTCTGCCGCCTTCTTGGGTTAAAGGTTTAATGTTGCAGTTTATATTTTTGTTCTCGTgcttctttattttctttaacttGGTACATGGTGCTAAAGGGCCTGTGGCTTGGAAAAGCCAGCCAAAATCAAATTTTCTGTATGAAATGGCCCCCATGTCATACATAACTTCTTCAGAGAAAGAAAGGCTCCGGCTTGCATTATTCAGAAATCGTTTGTAAAGGCGCTCCTCTCTGCGCTTGCTATGGTGCTCTGGTCTCCAGTTTGCATGCTGTAAATACATGGTTGTCTGTGAGGTCTTATGGGACATTGTCTAAAAAAGGAAACAACGATCAAATAGAAATTGATTATTTGATTCTTAAACAAAAACAGCCTTTTAGCTGTTAAAAGAAATCTGAACTTCGTTGTAAAACACTACATACTTTGAACACaatgaataaagaaataaaataataaaaaaacagtaagtTAGCCACTATGGTTACTATGTAAAGCCACCTACCGCCACACTTCACAAATCACGTCTCCACTGGAATCGCAGCATAAAGATCACACTggaaatttcatatttattttccaGAGCAGTTTATATCAAACGTTTCGACTTGCAAGGAgggtaaaaatatatatttttttaacaaaacaagaaaagcaGTTCGCTGACAAAGGTAAAGTTAAGTTACTACAGCTCTTGTAGCGCTCAAATGTTGGCATAGCAACGAGACTCGCTTGTTTTCGCTGCAGAGCTGCTGCCATGCCTCCGTGAACGTATGATCCTAGATATATTAAACTGTCCAAATGGTCGCATTAAGGCTGCATACGACATCGAGtcggtctcatttaagaaaaagtaACCGTAATAAAATGGACTTTTATTCCTCGTGAGGtataaaatactttaatttcttcattactttgcaatctaacgtttcctttttttttttttttcttttttttaatgtttaacagAAATCTAACGTTTACTTTTCTCAAATGAGACTGACTcgatgacgtatgcagccttcaaatgcgacctccggagcACTTTCAAAGACTGTGATGACGCGTTTTAACGGTCATCTATATCGTAAATCCTgcaaatttgtttatatttttatttttttaaaacatgtgtgtacatttataacaccaTGTTTAGTATTGTATTAcatttgcatcaaattacaaaagactagttaacgctgctgtgagggtgtttctaatacagcggCTATGGGAGTGAtggtaaaaatgacatctttctctcttctgactgctgtTATCAATCActctctatttttttcctctttttgaaagttgtgcaAACTctattgtggagtttttcttttgctatttgcgCAAAtgcgtatgagaatgacacagaagagaggatactgttgaataaagttatttttgttttgtttttgcgcacaaaaagtattctcgtcgcttcctAAAATTAACATTGAACCACCTGCAGTCATGTCGACTGTGTTTTAACgttgtctttagtacctttctggaccttgaaagtggttgttaaattgctgtctggACAAGTCATAtatagcctgactacgtcagacttcctacttccgctcaatttcatttcgcttctgtactcagtctgatacagcgtcagagctttgtgtttgccaccggtctggaaacagccgggccaatcaacgaacagagggcgggctgagagccgtgacgtaatgctaagcgccgagttttacattgtaggttagagaaatcgaaaaccgaaacgaccgcggaaatgggaaacgagacacgggatgcaaacttcgggatgcattaacttcgcataatctgcaaaagtcgtttacagccatgttcactccggtatttcgctcgcatcatcatgtgtttacaacaggtttacagtggaagttcaatcatagatttgagttcgatgcatgatgtctgtgcttccatgcggctgtacaggcccataacatacgtcataactaaacgtatctgattggcttacgggtaaccaatgattttaaatttcagacaagcgccccctagcgagagagaaaacacttctctattatgccattccagactctgtctacgaagcaaagtgaagtagcagagtctggtattaccaggctaagTCATATAGCCTACCTCtccgatttcatcaaaaatatcttaattttatttttaattgttctgaaagtgaatgaaggtcttaagggtgtggaacaacatgagggtgagtaataaatgacagaattttcttcttttttgggtgaactaaccctttaagactgaaCTGATTTGTACTGTGCAGATTCGGCTCAGTGCTCTTCACTCCATGCtaattgttattttaagcaTCTATTTATGTGATCCAACCTATAAAAATGACTTATGCTGATGTAGCCTGTTTGTTAAAGTCACTtaatactttaaaaaattaaaaacaaagataAAACTTTTGGGTTGACCTAAGGAGAGTTGAGATATCTTTTAGAAGATGGTGAAATGTATTTgttgtgtaggctacatttgTTGTGAATGATGCACAGTCATGGTCCAATTAAAGCTGCTTTCTGGGCAAACAAGAAAAGTGAGAGAGTGAGTTTGGCCTATTTCTGGTGTACAGCTGCTTGGACTTCGGCAAGTGAGTTATGGACCAAGACCGGACCATAATTCCATGCAGCATGACAGGAGGAGGATTCAGTCACAATACAGCTTCACATAGACAATGCTTACTACACAACAGATGAAACAAAAGCAATCGTGACCACATCTACACATGAAAAGAATAAACAAATCGATGAATAAAAGACATTTTGGGAGACATTTATGCATGTTTTAGCATTGCcgcaatttatttttttaacagtcactgccATTTCAACAGCATTTCTTGTCTTTCTCACAACCATACTTCAAAGATACAGGCCATAACATTTACTTTAAAGGGGAATTGCTAATATAATAAGTCTCATTAAGCTCATTTGATGAGCTGATGTATTTTGAATGTGATGTCTCTCCTGTTACAGAGACTTACACATTGATATACCAAGGTGTGAAGGACCATATTGCTGTGTCTGGGAACCTCTTCAGAGGGAAAGTTTCCAACAAGCTGCATACATAATAGATCACCTGCTTCTTTGAAACAATGTGAGCAAATTGCCATGCAACCTTAGCTTATATAAACCGAACATCACAGAGAATTCTTTGATGCCAACATATTCATTCAATGGATTAGCAGTATCAAAATAAAGCAacaactaaataataataataaaagaaaaataaaatttctgaaAAGATAACAGTACATGATACAACCAGactcatttctttcattttgaaGCATGTATTAAAATCTTTTAAGGATTTAGGGATATTCCATTTCCTTTTATTTGACAAGTAAACCTTTTTAGTCTTTAATAATCCTATAGCAATGCTTATCTTCTTCTGCAGCAACACTATGGCCAAGTTTAGATAAGTTATAAATGATACATGGATTAacacaaaacatatttttattaataataaataaaaataagataaggtaattatatataaatgcaacatgtctattggtagattttattttaaattgatttattcAAGCTGACATATTTGTCAACCAACCATTAATAAATAGTGTCAAAAGCTGGTTGATAATTCCAATTCAGcccttaattaaaattaaaatgtaaacaaaaaagtCTTCAGTATCGCCACATTTCTAATTTTGCATTTGTTAGCTGTTAGAGCAAGATACATTTCATGAGAATACACTTCATCGGTTCAACGTCAAGCAATTCCTCATATTGAATGAAATAGCCATCAAGTCCACTTTCTGCGTATAGTGCAAATAATGATGTTTGTTAAACATTTTCTATCACAGAATTAGTCAGCTTGACCAGTTCAAGCCACTTCAAACCGAAGTCTCCACACAACAGGAGCCTCTGCGAACATAATACCTCCTCACCTCAGATGAGTCCCCACAGCCCTCAGGCCGATGGACAATGAGGACTGGGAAGAAGCGAGCGTCTTGGTAGTTTGGCGGGCTCTCATTAAGGGCGAGCTGACTGGTGTAAGACCTGCAGCACTGCTCATCAGGGCAGCAGCGCTCTGTAAGTGTACTACTGCGGCTTCTCCACAGTCCCATAGTGCGTCTGGAGCCATACATGCGGCACAACGAGAAGTGCGAGGTGTCCAGGGACAAACGGGAGTGGAAGGTGTGGCGAGAGAAGATGGAGGAACAGCTAGAGCTGATTGTTGGCCGTCTTTGCCCACCTTCTTGTTGCAAACAGTGCTCACAGTTCTGCACCAACGTCCCGTAGCTCTGCGCTGAGCAGCTGTCCAACAGCAAGCGGTTGGAGGAAATGCTGTCTCTGTGGTTTGACCCAGAAGCCCCCAGGTTCATCAGCATGGCTTCCGAGTAGCTGGGTATAAGCTGGCGGTTTGAACGGATGTGCCATTCCAGCTCCGTACTGTCCACCGTTTCTGCTCTCGGAAGGCCATAGCGAGTGTTCCTCACGGTGGTGTCAGCCTCTGGAGATGGGCTGTTGTTGCTATACTCTAGTCCGAAGAGTTTCTCGACTTGGTAGTGCACAAACGCCGTCCGGTACTCGATCAGCACTCGCAGTGGCCAGGATAGCATGAGGAGAGCCGCCATCCAGAAGGTGACCCGAGAAGTGTACCACGGCAGTTGGTCGGGATCCACGTAAACGATGAGGTGCTCTTTAAAGTCGACGTTCTTCAGCAGCATGCCTTCACGGGCTTCCATGTAGTCGTCCAAACCCTCAATTTCTGAGAAGAACCTGGCTCGCTGGTTGAGGTATGCATTTTCAGGTCCTGCTCCTGCGAAGCTGAAGCATTTGGAGAAATGCAATCGCGTTGCCGCATGACCCTCCAGTCCACGTAAGTTTCGCGAGACGTCTCTCATTCCACAGCGGCTGTAATCGAATTCGCCCTCGGCCACATGCGTGTTAACACGCTCGTGATAAACCTGCGTGGTCGTATACGCATCTCCATTCCGGTAACGCGTTACTTGTCGAGTCCTACGTACAAAATGGTAACTGATGGCTTTCCACCAGACGCACGGTCGGGCTTGACGCATGCGCAGAACTCTATCGTACACACTTTCAACGTTGGCCTTGCACTGCAACTCGCTACGAGCCCGACAGTGCCAGCACTCCATAAGGTAAACAGCGTAGAGCATTAGCAGAAAGGCCAAGGGGATGTACACATAACCGTCAGAGCAAGGGCTGTCGTGGTATATCATGGAGCGACCTCCTCTAAGAGAGTTCATTGAGGCTGTGAGGGAAGTACTGGAGGAATCGAAGCTCAGCTTGGTGACCTGGGTGAGCTGACACCAGGCCACGGCACCCAGGCAGCTATACATGAGCAAGGAAAGGAGAAGACAACGCCAGTGCGTCTCGCGGCACATTGAGGCACCCAGGGACTGCTTTATTGGCCATTGCTACAAGGGATAATGAGAAAGAGAAATAGTAATTAGTATATTGTAACACGGACTAGCCGTGAATAAGAAAACAAGAGGTAATGAAGAAACAAATCATCAGAGATTTAGTGTCTCTTATATGAGACAATGATATTGTACAAAAGGATCATTTTTCCTCACATCAGTGTTGTGATTaaatttaaaactattaaaataagatacaatataaacaaaaaccTGTTggagtactaaaattactaaaactttaaagctaaacagaaattattttcaaaagcacaaaattagtaaatgttaatctaaaatgaaaactgagaatataaaaataaaagctaattcgaaataatataaataataaaataaaactgcctTAAGCCatgtttccaccaaaattacccagaacaattgaagacttcagatgcaaaagcctctaagtgccgtctgaaatgttcttctaaaatgagcatttttatcaagctcgtatgtttatgttcagttatttcactttaagagcaatgaaaaggacctattaattgccattaaagtgaaattactgaacctaaacacatgagcttgataaaaatgctcattttagaagaaaatttcagacggcacttagaggcttttgcatctgaagtcttcgtcccaggaactttttcccTCCAGACCTGTTGCTGGCTGCTTTTCCATCGCAGTTAAAGTACCGTGAGGATTAGGCATGCACGACTTTCCAGCTCCCGCTAGATTTTGTCATtcgcatataagcttaataaagcctgaacctcgtcgttggtccatccatctgtcatatttttgttgattcaaatagaaaacaactcttactgcatgtaccgcaacagacttttaaaaatggtggttgaaataaaatgctgtgaggagtcaaccaatcaaaatgctgcgtgaactcaaccaatcagcatgttaggCGCCCAAGTTCCACCCCCGAATGTTGctgaactttaaaaaaacattactacctcatgagcagggactttctgggGGTGAAAATTTTAcccggaacttcatttagaccctggttcctgtGGTCAAAACACCCCGAGTCCCTAGTTCCTGATGAAAGTTCCTGTGGTGGAAATGCGGCTTTACATCTCCAGTGCATCTTGTGCTCTTCTTAaatgaatagttcacccaaaaatgaaaatttgctgttaatttacttACCTCAGGCCATCtaagatgtaggtgacattttttctttagaagaacagtaaagaagatttttagctgaaacccTGGTCCTCGGTGATTCAtggaatggaagtcaatgggtgccgtcaCTTTGAGATTCAAAAAAACCTATGcagataaaacaaaattaatacccGCAGCTCCTGACGATACATTGAGATATTAAGTGAAACGATCGAAGCTGATGTTGTTTGTTTACTAGAGAGGGAGGACGCGTGTTCACCAGCAGTACAAACTTCTAAAGCTGTTTAAAAGTACTGGTCATCACATTGGCTGATGATTTCAGTAGTAGGCCTACTTGGTTCCTTTGGATGTCTCCATACTTTGAGTAACATCATGCTCCAGGCTGTTGTGAATGCACTCAGGATTGTTTGCCAAGGGTGTCGATTAGAAGTAAAAATGTTGTAAACAATGTTCAGTTTCTTGCTAAGACCGATCGTTTTGCTTCTTAAGACCTCAATGTATCGCCAGGAGCCGCAGGTATTAATTTAGTTTTGtctgcatatgttttttttttaatctcaaagtgacggcacccattgacttccattatatgaATCACCAAGGACCacagtttcagctaaaaatcttctgtactgttctactgaagaaaaaagtcacttacatcttggatggcctgaggttgagtaaattaacagcaatttttcatttttgcataaactatccctttaaatgtcctGTACCTTTAACCTCTTCATGTacacttctaaaaaaaaataaaatcaatttaaaataaaattcaagtCTGCAATGGGCATGGTTTCATTTGAGTCTAATTCAAATAAAGTGCAGACAACGCACTGAGAGTAAACCCTTAACATGACTAGAGGGATATAGATCTATGTGAGAAAGTGGGGCCTGACAAGACTGAGGATTTGTAGCAATCCCTCAGTTCAGACTTAATTACTTACAGTACATCCTGGCACAAAGTCTCCAGATTATGTCTATTAAGCCTAAAACAAGCACTCTTGCTTTAGACAATTGATCTGCAATAAAATGGTTAACAGGtaattaaaattttatgatGACATTTTGCGATTTCCTGTTTTTCCTTTCAACACTGTGaaaatcatagggccctatgTATCCAGGCAACAGTCAGTTGAAACAAAACATGGTGGATGTCATTGCCACCTTGTATTGAGTCTTCAATCAATGTCAGACAAAATCTATCAAATAGATTTTTTGTATTTGAAACCTGCAGGAGAGTGGCTCAGCAATGCATGTGTGTGCTAACTCTGAACTTGCGGTACACTTCTTTAGCAGTGCACAGAAGTGGAATAGGACCTTTGCTCCCAATTGTGAGATTGAATTTAACTCAAAGGGTACTGAATGCAAATTATGATGAAAAATGGCAGCTATTGCTGTGAGttcaatgaattaaaaatactaatatgGTACTGTTAGTTAAAGGAACAGATCAAAAATCTGAGAATGTGtaaaaaacgtttttaagcTCAATATCTGCATGAGTTGAGAATGTATGGTGTTGTCCAGTAAGCATCTGTACATTTCAGCAGCTAATACCACTGCTTCTGATATTTATAGGGGTTGAAAGGCTTTTAAAGAGGGAAGAGTGAGGTGCAACATCAATAATGGAAATCCCACATGAAAGAGAATACTGTGACAGAGCTAACAGTCAGCCATTCAAAAGCATACTCTAGAAAAACTGCTCTTATCCTCACTGCTCTGTGATAAGTGAAACTTTGGACATAATGTGGTTATGATGATCTAAGATGCATAAGCAGATTACAGCTGAAACTTGATAATGACTTCAGGAATACAGAATGTGGGAGCAGTGATTATATTTGTTTGATTACTGTGGTACCTGTGGTAAGAAATTACGTTTAATTTTGAAGTAACTGCTCATCACGGttctgtatatatgtgtgtatgtgtgtgtgtatatacaccgatcaggcataacattatgaccaccttcctaaaaTTGGGTTGGGCCAACTTTTggtgccaaaacagccctgacccgtcgaggcatggactccactagacccctgaaggtgtgttgtggtatctggcaccaagatgttagcagcagatcctttaagtcctgtaagttgtgaggtggggcctctatggatcggacttgtttgttcagcacatcccacagatgctcgattggattgagaactggggaatttggaggccaagtcaacacctca from Megalobrama amblycephala isolate DHTTF-2021 linkage group LG5, ASM1881202v1, whole genome shotgun sequence encodes the following:
- the si:dkey-13p1.4 gene encoding transmembrane protein 151B, which produces MLSLDLETDTTAEDTAPSTPDGGAETPASLDVLEEQWPIKQSLGASMCRETHWRCLLLSLLMYSCLGAVAWCQLTQVTKLSFDSSSTSLTASMNSLRGGRSMIYHDSPCSDGYVYIPLAFLLMLYAVYLMECWHCRARSELQCKANVESVYDRVLRMRQARPCVWWKAISYHFVRRTRQVTRYRNGDAYTTTQVYHERVNTHVAEGEFDYSRCGMRDVSRNLRGLEGHAATRLHFSKCFSFAGAGPENAYLNQRARFFSEIEGLDDYMEAREGMLLKNVDFKEHLIVYVDPDQLPWYTSRVTFWMAALLMLSWPLRVLIEYRTAFVHYQVEKLFGLEYSNNSPSPEADTTVRNTRYGLPRAETVDSTELEWHIRSNRQLIPSYSEAMLMNLGASGSNHRDSISSNRLLLDSCSAQSYGTLVQNCEHCLQQEGGQRRPTISSSCSSIFSRHTFHSRLSLDTSHFSLCRMYGSRRTMGLWRSRSSTLTERCCPDEQCCRSYTSQLALNESPPNYQDARFFPVLIVHRPEGCGDSSEVRRYYVRRGSCCVETSV